In Chrysoperla carnea chromosome 2, inChrCarn1.1, whole genome shotgun sequence, the following proteins share a genomic window:
- the LOC123292415 gene encoding leucine-rich repeat neuronal protein 1-like → MKAMYLLLTVCAVILQIAQSADPKCTLEGAKLICVGVNNEELIDNIKKYQPTEVKCYDGTLTKLNLQELSIEDRKKIKEIVVVSLVNELELPVDTFNGVENLEVLAIVNTTVKIVEKKMFEPLTKLKEFYFVHSHSRKRGDGHLGFKFTPDLRKLTIKGSPMYAIMDNGLFNVPNLEELDFSDATVGSISNTSFKFLTKLEKVNLRRNGLTNLPIELFDNQPNLKVLDVSHNPLENIDEFLPHILETNKELDEFLIHDLPCQTFETKKEALQNALNFVTECAHEGQDGPYGYKTSCVSLRAFEKRKPNEKITVFHTDPILPVDGDDNFNGVPCISNKKFNDIFKPIFFMV, encoded by the coding sequence ATGAAAGCAATGTATTTGCTACTAACAGTTTGCGCAGTAATACTACAAATTGCTCAAAGCGCAGATCCAAAATGTACTCTGGAAGGTGCCAAACTTATCTGCGTTGGAGTAAATAATGAAgaattaattgataacataaaaaaatatcaaccaACTGAGGTCAAATGTTACGACGGAACGTTAACCAAGTTGAATTTACAAGAGTTGAGTATTGaagatcgaaaaaaaattaaagaaatcgtTGTTGTTAGTTTAGTAAATGAACTGGAACTTCCGGTGGATACATTTAATGGTGTTGAGAATTTAGAAGTATTAGCAATTGTTAATACAACAGTAAAAATCGTTGAGAAAAAAATGTTCGAGcctttaacaaaattgaaagaaTTCTATTTTGTACACAGTCACTCACGCAAACGTGGAGATGGTCATCTTGGATTCAAATTTACACCAGACTTAcgtaaattaacaataaaaggATCGCCCATGTATGCTATCATGGATAATGGATTATTTAACGTGCCAAATTTAGAGGAATTAGATTTTTCTGACGCCACTGTAGGATCAATTAGCAAcacttcatttaaatttttaaccaaattagAGAAGGTTAATTTACGCCGAAATGGTTTAACAAATTTACcaattgaattatttgataatcAACCAAACTTAAAAGTCCTTGATGTATCACATAATCCATTGGAAAATATCGATGAATTTTTACCACACATCCTTGAAACTAACAAGGAGTTGGATGAATTTTTAATCCATGACTTGCCATGCCAAACATTTGAAACGAAAAAGGAGGCTTTACAGAATGCGTTAAATTTTGTTACTGAATGCGCTCACGAAGGTCAAGATGGTCCATATGGTTACAAAACATCGTGTGTTAGCTTACGTGCGTTTGAGAAAAGAAAACCCAATGAAAAAATAACTGTATTCCATACTGATCCTATTCTTCCAGTCGATGGTGATGACAATTTTAACGGTGTACCATGTATTTCAAACAAGAAATTCAATGacatttttaaaccaattttcttTATGGTTTAA